A genomic window from Acidobacteriota bacterium includes:
- the folB gene encoding dihydroneopterin aldolase has protein sequence MTREDTRLATIRIKSLRFDAWIGVTDEEQAAPRPLIVDVWLELDIQAAAASDRLDATIDYRAVRDRIIAATARPFRLLESFAATVLDAAVADSRVLSATVEVHKPNAMRMVEDVSVVTRWSRPS, from the coding sequence ATGACCAGGGAAGACACCCGTCTCGCAACGATCCGCATCAAGAGTCTGCGCTTCGACGCGTGGATCGGCGTGACGGACGAAGAGCAGGCGGCGCCACGGCCGCTCATCGTCGACGTGTGGCTCGAGCTCGACATCCAGGCGGCGGCAGCGTCCGATCGCCTGGACGCGACGATCGACTACCGTGCCGTCAGGGATCGCATCATCGCAGCCACCGCCCGCCCGTTCCGCCTGCTCGAGTCGTTCGCCGCGACGGTGCTCGACGCGGCCGTCGCCGACAGCCGAGTCCTGAGCGCCACGGTTGAAGTGCACAAGCCGAACGCGATGCGCATGGTGGAAGACGTGTCGGTCGTCACGCGGTGGTCGCGACCGAGCTGA
- a CDS encoding type II toxin-antitoxin system Phd/YefM family antitoxin produces MRTELVTTLKRQATELLSDIERDREPILITQHGLPSAYLVDVESYERMQQRMAVLEGIARGEQAIAEGRVATHAQARKRLGRWLK; encoded by the coding sequence ATGCGTACGGAACTCGTCACGACACTCAAACGACAGGCGACCGAACTCCTCTCGGACATCGAACGGGACAGGGAACCCATCCTCATCACCCAGCACGGCCTGCCGAGCGCCTACCTGGTGGACGTCGAGAGCTACGAGCGCATGCAGCAGCGCATGGCCGTGCTCGAGGGCATCGCCCGGGGCGAACAGGCGATCGCCGAGGGGCGTGTCGCCACCCACGCGCAGGCCAGGAAGCGTCTCGGCAGATGGCTGAAATAG
- a CDS encoding beta-lactamase family protein: protein MAKRWNRAETWLTLIVLGIGALVMAVSGLFVYSSATAPVYYPTPQDVPSVAHQLPSTRWNDAVARAREILRSGIAGQNLPGVSVAVGVAGQLVWAEAFGWADVERRVPFTPDTPFRIGSASTMVTAAAAGMLIEQGTLELDEAIQTYVPVFPEKQWPVTVRHLMAHTAGIEGDAGDEEPMLLHCDAPADGLERFATRKQHFEPGTTFHYSSFGWRLVTVAIEAAAGESYATFVRTRILEPLGMRHTTIDGVSGPPADMATYYFPRFAANPRYGPQEPSPVDFSCFSGSGAIISTPSDMVRFGLAVNGGGLLKTDTVARLQASERLDSGAPTGYGLGWDLETVTVAGRPTDVIETDGELRGGMVATFITWPERGIVIAIMSNTSHADTASLGGRVLEIFAEPGR from the coding sequence GTGGCGAAGCGGTGGAACCGAGCGGAGACGTGGCTGACGCTGATCGTGCTGGGCATCGGCGCGCTGGTGATGGCGGTGTCGGGGTTGTTCGTGTATTCCAGCGCCACGGCTCCGGTCTACTACCCGACGCCGCAGGATGTGCCGTCGGTCGCGCATCAGTTGCCATCGACGAGGTGGAACGATGCCGTTGCACGGGCGCGTGAAATCCTGCGCTCCGGCATCGCCGGCCAGAACCTTCCCGGTGTCTCGGTTGCCGTCGGCGTTGCCGGACAGCTCGTATGGGCCGAGGCATTCGGATGGGCCGATGTCGAACGGCGCGTGCCGTTCACGCCGGACACGCCGTTCCGCATCGGCAGTGCCTCGACGATGGTCACGGCGGCCGCCGCCGGGATGCTGATCGAGCAGGGCACACTCGAACTCGACGAAGCGATCCAGACGTACGTCCCCGTGTTTCCGGAGAAGCAGTGGCCGGTGACAGTACGCCACCTGATGGCGCATACCGCGGGCATCGAAGGCGACGCAGGCGACGAAGAGCCCATGCTGTTGCACTGCGACGCGCCTGCCGATGGCCTCGAGCGATTCGCCACCCGGAAGCAGCATTTCGAGCCTGGCACGACGTTTCACTACTCGAGCTTCGGATGGCGGCTGGTCACGGTCGCCATCGAGGCGGCCGCCGGCGAATCGTACGCGACGTTCGTGCGAACGCGGATCCTCGAACCGCTCGGTATGCGTCACACGACGATCGATGGCGTGAGCGGGCCGCCGGCCGACATGGCCACGTACTACTTCCCGCGATTCGCGGCCAATCCCCGCTACGGCCCGCAGGAACCGAGTCCTGTCGACTTCTCCTGTTTCTCGGGCTCTGGAGCTATCATCTCGACGCCATCCGACATGGTGCGCTTCGGTCTCGCCGTCAACGGCGGTGGACTCCTGAAGACCGACACGGTGGCGCGGTTGCAGGCGTCCGAACGCCTGGACTCGGGAGCACCGACTGGTTACGGGCTTGGCTGGGACCTCGAAACCGTCACCGTCGCCGGCCGGCCGACCGACGTGATCGAGACCGATGGCGAGTTGCGCGGCGGAATGGTTGCCACGTTCATCACATGGCCCGAACGCGGGATCGTGATCGCCATCATGTCGAACACGTCCCATGCCGACACGGCCTCGCTGGGAGGTCGTGTCCTCGAGATCTTTGCCGAGCCCGGACGCTGA
- a CDS encoding type II toxin-antitoxin system RelE/ParE family toxin: MAEIVWSEPALGDLDAIADYIALENPVAASELVARVFGHVEQLAAHPESGSRPSELGRSRYRQIVEPPCRVFYRFDGRRVLILYVMRSERLLRPGRLSSRARQAGNP, encoded by the coding sequence ATGGCTGAAATAGTCTGGTCGGAGCCGGCCCTCGGCGATCTGGATGCCATCGCCGACTACATCGCCCTGGAGAATCCGGTTGCCGCATCCGAGTTGGTTGCACGCGTCTTCGGCCATGTGGAGCAGCTGGCCGCTCACCCGGAGAGCGGGAGTCGACCATCGGAACTCGGACGCTCGCGCTATCGGCAGATCGTCGAGCCGCCGTGTCGCGTGTTCTACCGCTTCGATGGACGCAGGGTGTTGATTCTGTACGTCATGCGCTCGGAGCGCCTGCTTCGTCCAGGACGGCTCTCGTCGAGAGCCAGACAAGCCGGGAATCCGTAG